One genomic segment of Candidatus Coatesbacteria bacterium includes these proteins:
- a CDS encoding cyclic nucleotide-binding domain-containing protein — translation MNTEFDLKQIPLFSALDEGEIDRIYYLLKRKRFNKGDIIITEGEKGDEFFVIEIGQVKVTRRSLDGREKILDILSNGSFFGELAVLDRMPRSATVEAMSDVSSLTLHKDDFIPLLEQMPSLAIKIIKVLSQRLRDADSQIEDLTFKTSREKIESLFIRLRDYYGVPHPAGTKLTIQLTHQELADMAGCSRETVCRFVNELKNRDLLSIDRKRHYIFHEKNE, via the coding sequence ATGAATACCGAATTCGACCTTAAACAAATCCCGCTGTTTTCCGCCCTCGACGAAGGTGAAATCGATCGGATCTACTATCTGTTGAAACGCAAACGCTTCAACAAGGGCGATATCATCATCACCGAAGGGGAGAAGGGCGACGAGTTCTTCGTCATCGAGATCGGTCAGGTCAAGGTCACCCGCCGCAGCTTGGACGGACGGGAGAAGATTCTCGATATCCTCTCCAACGGCAGTTTCTTCGGCGAGCTGGCCGTCCTCGACCGCATGCCCCGCAGCGCCACCGTCGAGGCCATGTCCGACGTCTCCAGCCTGACCCTGCACAAGGACGACTTCATCCCCTTGCTGGAGCAGATGCCCAGCCTGGCGATCAAGATCATCAAGGTCTTGTCACAAAGGCTGCGCGACGCCGATTCTCAGATCGAGGACCTGACCTTCAAGACCAGCCGGGAGAAGATCGAGTCCCTGTTCATCCGCCTGCGCGACTACTACGGCGTGCCCCATCCCGCGGGGACGAAGCTGACCATCCAGCTGACCCATCAGGAGCTGGCCGACATGGCCGGTTGCAGCCGGGAAACGGTCTGCCGTTTCGTCAACGAACTCAAGAACCGCGACCTGCTGAGCATCGACCGCAAGCGGCACTATATCTTCCACGAAAAGAACGAATAA
- a CDS encoding heterodisulfide reductase subunit F, producing the protein MIPDNIYRPRLAEITSITPETPDIQTYRLRFVEDDYRESFSFQTGQFGLYSSFGEGESTFCIASSPTRTGYIECTFREVGRVTGGLARSNVGDVVGFRGPYGNRFPVDEMRGGDVQLVGGGIGLAPLRSLIWYLLDNRDDYGALSIVYGARSTADLVYKRELKEWAARGDVDVALTVDPGGETPDWEGEIGFVPTVLENHLLEGDNTWLVTCGPPIMIKFVFQALTEAGYDPNRVVTTLENRMKCGLGKCGRCNVGERFVCLDGPVFTQAEVEALPADL; encoded by the coding sequence ATGATTCCTGACAACATCTACCGTCCCCGGCTGGCCGAGATCACCTCGATCACACCGGAGACGCCGGACATCCAGACCTACCGGCTGCGCTTCGTCGAAGATGACTACCGGGAGTCCTTCAGCTTCCAGACCGGGCAGTTCGGCCTCTACTCCAGCTTCGGCGAGGGCGAAAGCACCTTTTGCATCGCCAGCTCGCCCACCCGCACGGGCTACATCGAGTGCACCTTCCGCGAGGTCGGCCGGGTCACCGGCGGCCTGGCCCGTTCCAACGTCGGCGACGTCGTCGGCTTCCGCGGGCCCTACGGCAACCGCTTCCCCGTCGACGAGATGCGGGGCGGCGACGTGCAGCTCGTCGGCGGCGGCATCGGCCTGGCTCCCCTGCGCAGCTTGATCTGGTACCTGCTCGACAACCGTGACGACTACGGCGCCCTGAGCATCGTCTACGGCGCCCGCTCCACCGCCGACCTGGTCTACAAGCGCGAGCTGAAGGAATGGGCCGCCCGCGGCGACGTCGACGTCGCCCTGACCGTCGATCCCGGCGGCGAGACACCGGACTGGGAGGGCGAGATCGGCTTCGTCCCCACGGTGCTGGAGAACCATCTGCTCGAGGGCGACAACACCTGGCTGGTCACCTGCGGACCGCCGATCATGATCAAGTTCGTCTTCCAGGCCCTGACCGAGGCCGGCTACGACCCCAACCGCGTCGTCACCACCCTCGAGAACCGGATGAAGTGCGGCCTGGGCAAGTGCGGGCGCTGCAACGTCGGCGAACGCTTCGTCTGCCTGGACGGCCCCGTCTTCACCCAGGCCGAGGTCGAGGCCCTGCCCGCGGATCTTTAA
- a CDS encoding DUF262 domain-containing protein, giving the protein MTNAPKTLNAVIETSVKVNLRQVDYSFNEMADMYNEAELIVNPEFQRLFRWDKEKQSRFIESLLLDMPLPPIFVIETEDYKYELIDGLQRISTFLHFRFYNPKTRNQDDTLRLEGCDIVTELNGKTYSDLPAALQTRLKRRPIRVQVIRKESDNTLKYHMFKRLNTGGEILSEQEVRNATIRLLNDTFINFIKSLTDNDDFNTCVSIVSDNKKEKKYIDELVLRYYAFKNYRDNYTHAMDPFLTNYLEYVSDPSIEAAFNYEEEEDNFKRTFYLLNELAGKYAFAAYEGTILTRRFRSLQYDSICIGIQNHLDYIENNITKANEIYNNMKKDEEFIELTTGGGLNYLEHLKRRIQYVNKYFIENK; this is encoded by the coding sequence ATGACAAACGCACCGAAAACTCTAAATGCAGTAATTGAAACATCTGTAAAAGTAAACTTAAGGCAAGTTGATTATTCTTTTAACGAAATGGCAGATATGTATAATGAAGCTGAACTCATAGTTAATCCAGAATTTCAAAGACTGTTTCGCTGGGATAAAGAAAAACAATCAAGATTTATAGAATCATTATTATTAGATATGCCATTGCCGCCTATATTTGTTATTGAAACAGAAGATTATAAATACGAGTTAATCGATGGTCTTCAAAGGATTTCTACGTTTTTACACTTTCGCTTTTACAACCCAAAAACGAGAAATCAAGATGATACGCTTAGATTAGAAGGATGTGATATAGTAACAGAATTAAATGGTAAAACGTATAGCGACCTACCAGCTGCATTACAGACGAGATTAAAGCGCAGACCTATACGTGTTCAGGTAATTAGAAAAGAAAGTGATAATACTTTAAAGTATCATATGTTCAAGCGTTTAAATACTGGAGGTGAAATACTCAGCGAGCAGGAGGTAAGAAATGCAACAATCAGACTATTAAATGATACATTTATTAATTTTATAAAATCATTAACAGATAATGATGATTTCAATACATGTGTTTCTATCGTATCTGACAATAAGAAAGAAAAAAAATACATAGACGAATTAGTGTTAAGATATTATGCATTTAAAAACTATCGAGATAATTATACTCATGCTATGGACCCATTTTTAACAAATTATCTTGAGTATGTTTCAGATCCATCTATAGAAGCAGCTTTTAATTATGAAGAAGAAGAAGATAATTTTAAGAGAACTTTTTATCTATTGAATGAACTTGCTGGTAAATATGCCTTTGCAGCTTATGAGGGCACAATTCTAACAAGACGTTTTAGATCCTTACAGTACGATTCAATATGCATAGGCATACAAAACCATCTTGATTATATTGAAAATAATATTACAAAAGCAAACGAGATATATAATAATATGAAAAAGGATGAAGAGTTTATAGAATTAACGACCGGGGGAGGATTAAACTATTTAGAACATCTTAAAAGACGTATTCAGTACGTTAATAAATACTTTATTGAAAATAAATAG
- a CDS encoding heterodisulfide reductase subunit A, with amino-acid sequence MIERKLSNLRDLVEALFAAGVRVVGPRSKGAHVVYDVLEDPADYTADYISPANSPKEFLFPRSEPILDFRYDAANTALDDPLETTYPETVILGVRPCDARGLASLTAVFSGEYRDEFYLRRRAATTIVAVSCLESDADCFCSAAGGGPDDPAGSDLLLTPLKKGLYAEAVTDKGAALLKRFENLFADAPDRAVRDRATAHVHQTLRADLDGLAERARQRLADPAAYDDPRWSEIAYRCLSCGACTFACPTCHCYDIVDEGKLGSGRRKKNWDACQFDHYTAHASGHNPRPRQPFRWRNRFFCKFRLYPERWDVAGCVGCGRCIRVCPVGLDITEVLPYTLIKVVSS; translated from the coding sequence ATGATCGAACGCAAGCTCAGCAACCTCCGGGACCTGGTCGAGGCCCTGTTCGCCGCCGGTGTCCGCGTCGTCGGCCCGCGCAGCAAGGGCGCCCACGTCGTCTACGACGTGCTCGAGGACCCCGCTGACTACACCGCCGATTACATCAGCCCGGCCAACTCGCCCAAGGAGTTCCTCTTCCCGCGCAGCGAGCCGATCCTGGACTTCCGCTACGACGCCGCGAACACCGCGCTGGACGACCCCCTGGAGACCACGTACCCGGAGACGGTCATCCTCGGCGTGCGACCCTGCGACGCCCGGGGCCTGGCTTCGCTGACCGCCGTCTTCAGCGGCGAGTACCGCGACGAGTTCTACCTGCGCCGCCGCGCCGCCACGACCATCGTGGCCGTCAGTTGCCTGGAGTCCGACGCCGACTGTTTCTGCAGCGCCGCCGGTGGCGGGCCCGACGATCCCGCCGGGTCCGACCTGCTGCTGACGCCGTTGAAGAAGGGCCTCTACGCCGAGGCGGTTACCGACAAGGGCGCGGCGCTGCTTAAGCGGTTCGAGAACCTGTTCGCCGATGCGCCGGACCGCGCCGTGCGCGACCGCGCCACGGCCCACGTCCACCAGACCCTGCGCGCCGACCTCGACGGCCTGGCCGAACGGGCCCGGCAGCGCCTGGCCGATCCGGCCGCCTACGACGATCCCCGCTGGAGCGAGATCGCCTACCGCTGCCTGTCCTGCGGCGCCTGCACCTTCGCCTGCCCCACCTGCCACTGCTACGACATCGTCGACGAGGGCAAGCTCGGCTCCGGCCGGCGCAAGAAGAACTGGGACGCCTGCCAGTTCGATCACTACACCGCCCACGCCTCGGGCCATAACCCCCGACCGCGACAGCCCTTCCGCTGGCGCAACCGTTTCTTCTGCAAGTTCCGCCTGTACCCCGAACGCTGGGACGTCGCGGGCTGCGTGGGCTGCGGTCGCTGCATCCGCGTCTGCCCCGTGGGCCTTGACATCACCGAGGTTTTACCTTACACTTTGATAAAAGTTGTTTCAAGTTAA
- a CDS encoding SagB/ThcOx family dehydrogenase, with translation MKQDEELKREIARGREFLKAHDWRRWEGLQTDQQREVPLPPFQKPIPADVDPANLLELPAPEELEPGSMPLREAVENRRSRRRFSDAALTLEELSFLLWATQGLRRVVNGWSFRTVPSAGSRHPCETYLLIERVEGLTKGLYRFLPAGHRLLRVKEGPGLRRRAVLALVGQDFNPAATFFWTAVPYRMEWRYAAASAKIIALDAGHVCQNLYLACEALGCGTCAVGAYDQARADELLGVDGEDEFTVYAAPVGRPLGEGD, from the coding sequence ATGAAGCAGGACGAGGAGCTGAAGCGGGAGATCGCCCGGGGCAGGGAGTTCCTCAAGGCCCACGACTGGCGTCGCTGGGAGGGGCTGCAGACCGATCAGCAGCGCGAGGTTCCGCTCCCGCCGTTCCAGAAGCCAATTCCCGCCGATGTCGATCCCGCGAACCTGCTCGAGCTGCCGGCGCCCGAGGAGCTCGAGCCGGGCTCGATGCCGCTGCGCGAGGCCGTCGAGAATCGACGCAGCCGGCGGCGGTTCAGTGACGCGGCCCTGACCCTCGAAGAACTGTCCTTCCTGCTCTGGGCCACCCAGGGCCTGCGCCGGGTGGTCAACGGCTGGAGCTTCCGCACCGTTCCCTCGGCCGGTTCGCGCCATCCTTGCGAAACCTACCTGCTGATCGAACGGGTCGAGGGGCTGACCAAGGGGCTCTATCGCTTCCTGCCGGCGGGCCACCGCCTGCTGCGGGTCAAGGAGGGGCCGGGGTTGCGACGGCGCGCCGTGTTGGCCCTGGTCGGCCAGGATTTCAACCCCGCGGCGACCTTCTTCTGGACCGCCGTCCCCTACCGGATGGAGTGGCGCTACGCGGCGGCCTCGGCCAAGATCATCGCCCTGGACGCCGGCCACGTCTGCCAGAATCTCTACCTGGCCTGCGAGGCCCTGGGCTGCGGCACCTGCGCCGTCGGGGCCTACGACCAGGCCCGGGCCGACGAACTCCTCGGCGTCGACGGCGAGGACGAATTCACCGTCTACGCCGCCCCCGTCGGCCGCCCGCTCGGGGAAGGCGACTAA
- a CDS encoding Fe-S oxidoreductase — protein sequence MSFIYARPSLFGRLRRKVRRLLKGRRKGTKVEKELQQTARRLLETGEADVVIGYTLTRDGTGRRPVFVDEPHRVEDLVFDELCHQNLTTYLTKRYKLLPARWNRPALVVKGCDAKAAVGLLQEAQLDREGVTLVGVACEGVEQNGERPHKCEICDVHLPRRVDIVVGSTAEQEPAREYRAGEEVARLKEKSREERFAFWREQFAKCIRCYACRSVCPLCSCERCIADANQPQWVPSSAHEVGNWSWNIVRAFHLAGRCIGCGECARACPVDIPLDLLNQHLRQVVSERFDYVAGLDPEAVPPLVTYREEDAEEFIR from the coding sequence ATGAGCTTCATCTACGCCAGACCCAGCCTCTTCGGACGCCTGCGCCGCAAGGTGCGCCGGCTGCTCAAGGGGCGGCGCAAGGGGACAAAAGTGGAGAAGGAACTGCAACAAACGGCCCGCCGGCTGCTGGAAACCGGCGAGGCCGACGTCGTCATCGGCTACACCCTGACCCGGGACGGCACGGGCCGTCGCCCCGTCTTCGTCGACGAGCCCCACCGGGTCGAGGACCTCGTCTTCGACGAGCTCTGCCACCAGAACCTGACGACCTACCTGACCAAGCGCTACAAGCTGCTGCCTGCCCGCTGGAACCGTCCCGCATTGGTGGTCAAGGGCTGCGACGCCAAGGCCGCCGTCGGCCTGCTCCAGGAAGCCCAGCTCGACCGCGAAGGGGTGACCCTCGTCGGGGTGGCCTGCGAGGGCGTCGAACAAAACGGCGAGCGACCCCACAAGTGCGAGATCTGCGACGTCCACCTGCCGCGCCGCGTCGACATCGTCGTCGGCTCCACCGCGGAGCAAGAACCGGCGCGGGAGTATCGGGCCGGAGAAGAGGTCGCCCGGCTGAAGGAAAAAAGCCGCGAGGAGCGCTTCGCCTTCTGGCGCGAGCAGTTCGCCAAGTGCATCCGCTGCTACGCCTGCCGCTCGGTCTGTCCCTTGTGCTCCTGCGAGCGCTGCATCGCCGACGCCAACCAGCCCCAGTGGGTGCCCTCCAGTGCCCACGAGGTCGGCAACTGGAGCTGGAACATCGTCCGGGCCTTCCACCTGGCCGGACGCTGCATCGGCTGCGGCGAATGCGCCCGGGCCTGCCCCGTCGACATCCCCCTAGACCTGCTCAACCAGCACCTGCGCCAGGTGGTCAGCGAGCGCTTCGACTACGTCGCCGGCCTGGATCCCGAGGCCGTCCCGCCGCTGGTCACCTACCGCGAAGAGGACGCCGAGGAGTTCATCCGCTGA
- a CDS encoding radical SAM protein: MSDIDARPVYSRLFDKEITGVFTEALRRAGNKTRMGLFLARTLGHQRRAVERRVHWESAGVHVPPLIICSVTNRCNLRCPGCYAAAHQRPGLPDLSIERLRSIFREAAELGVSVIFLAGGEPFLREGVFEAAGERPEIIFPVFTNGSLLDDGWIERLARRRNIIPALSLEGLCEKTDARRGDGTYTRTLELVRRLAAADVFCAVSLTLTRDNFAECTGDAFAAELTEAGCRLFFYVEYVPVKAGTEDQVLGAELRTRMITRLAELQREHKALFIAFPGDEEPYEGCLSAGRGFLHIGPDGGLEPCPFAPYSDVDLGKTSLREALKSEFLEKVRTAHDRMTESEGGCALWTHRDWVQSLLRPEVDETERESA, encoded by the coding sequence ATGAGCGACATCGACGCCCGACCGGTCTATTCACGCCTCTTCGACAAAGAGATCACCGGCGTCTTCACCGAGGCCCTGCGACGGGCGGGGAACAAGACGCGGATGGGCCTGTTCCTGGCCCGCACCCTGGGCCATCAGCGCCGGGCGGTCGAGCGCCGGGTCCACTGGGAGTCCGCCGGCGTCCACGTGCCGCCGTTGATCATCTGCAGCGTGACCAACCGTTGCAATCTGCGCTGTCCGGGATGCTACGCCGCGGCGCACCAGCGTCCCGGGCTTCCCGATCTGAGTATTGAGCGCTTGAGGAGCATCTTCCGCGAGGCGGCGGAGCTGGGCGTTTCAGTAATCTTCCTCGCCGGGGGCGAGCCCTTCCTGCGGGAGGGGGTTTTCGAGGCCGCCGGTGAACGGCCCGAGATCATCTTCCCCGTCTTCACCAACGGCTCGCTGCTCGACGACGGCTGGATCGAGCGTCTGGCGCGGCGGCGCAACATCATCCCCGCCCTCTCCCTCGAGGGTTTATGCGAGAAGACGGACGCCCGCCGCGGCGACGGAACCTACACCCGCACCCTGGAGCTGGTCAGGCGCCTGGCCGCCGCCGACGTCTTCTGCGCCGTTTCCCTGACTCTGACCCGGGACAACTTCGCCGAATGTACCGGCGACGCCTTCGCCGCCGAGCTGACTGAGGCCGGCTGCCGGCTGTTCTTCTACGTCGAGTACGTCCCGGTCAAGGCCGGCACGGAGGATCAGGTGCTGGGCGCTGAGCTGCGGACGCGGATGATCACGCGGCTGGCCGAGCTGCAGCGCGAGCACAAGGCGCTGTTCATCGCCTTCCCCGGCGACGAGGAACCCTATGAAGGCTGCTTGTCGGCGGGGCGGGGCTTCCTGCACATCGGCCCCGACGGCGGGCTGGAACCCTGTCCCTTCGCACCCTACTCCGACGTCGACCTGGGGAAGACGAGCCTGCGCGAGGCGCTGAAGTCCGAGTTCCTGGAGAAGGTCCGTACCGCCCACGACCGGATGACCGAGTCCGAGGGCGGCTGCGCCCTCTGGACCCACCGCGACTGGGTCCAGTCGTTGCTGCGGCCCGAGGTCGACGAAACCGAACGGGAGAGCGCGTGA
- a CDS encoding hydrogenase iron-sulfur subunit, which produces MDLAGTSRLEYEPEVRVIKVPCTGRVDPLMVVKAYENGADAVLVSGCHPGDCHYTSGNYHARRRWTVLRELLDLLGLDLRRLHFSWVSAAEGVKWVELIDDITEKTRKLGPYSEYQSLGR; this is translated from the coding sequence ATGGACCTGGCGGGCACCAGTCGGCTGGAGTACGAGCCCGAGGTCCGGGTTATCAAGGTTCCGTGCACGGGTCGCGTAGATCCGCTGATGGTGGTCAAGGCTTATGAGAACGGGGCCGACGCGGTGCTGGTCTCGGGCTGCCACCCGGGCGACTGCCACTACACCAGCGGCAACTACCACGCCCGGCGGCGCTGGACGGTGCTGCGCGAGCTGCTGGACCTCCTGGGCCTGGACCTGCGGCGGCTGCACTTCAGTTGGGTCTCGGCGGCGGAGGGGGTCAAGTGGGTCGAGCTGATCGACGACATAACCGAGAAGACGCGGAAACTGGGTCCGTACAGTGAGTATCAATCCTTGGGCCGCTAG